One genomic window of Ziziphus jujuba cultivar Dongzao chromosome 4, ASM3175591v1 includes the following:
- the LOC132803595 gene encoding MDIS1-interacting receptor like kinase 2-like, which translates to MASSISIVSAVAVVAWATTYFSCGVNMENSSLALAASIPISETPRDPAALEREAKARQRTGWWSNYVNTSTSPCNLTVYLDVSGAGLVGSIPAEIGKSSKLIYVDLFSNCLTGQLPLSLGNLSQLQMLNIYDNQINGSIPPELDNLKNLFVLNLGINNFCGPIPSELGLLINLTRLFIDGNKIKVTLDLSHNSIGGNIPPQLGKLSQAQTLNFAYNNLTGHIPSFITSVCYAINLSYNCLEGPIPQEVAENSLVGAYMGNKELCGQVTSFPTCLTKHHGVFYNIKIRIIVSISLILALTFIVLLAFYFYRRSPKNNEGKPTDIATKNGDIFCIWNFYGKIAFQDIIQVTGDFDIRYCIGTSGYGSVYKAQLSNGKVVALKKLHSLEAEEPVFRKSFMNEVKR; encoded by the exons ATGGCAAGCTCCATTTCCATTGTGAGTGCTGTTGCAGTAGTAGCCTGGGCTACCACTTATTTCAGCTGTGGGGTTAACATGGAAAACAGTAGCCTTGCCTTAGCTGCTTCTATACCAATATCTGAAACACCTCGCGATCCTGCAGCACTGGAACGAGAAGCAAAGGCTCGGCAACGAACCGGGTGGTGGAGCAACTACGTCAACACTAGCACTTCTCCTTGCAACTTGACTG TCTATCTGGACGTTTCTGGAGCTGGACTTGTGGGAAGCATCCCGGCAGAGATAGGTAAATCTTCAAAGCTCATCTACGTTGACCTCTTCTCAAATTGCCTTACAGGTCAGTTGCCTCTTTCCCTTGGAAACCTCTCCCAACTGCAGATGCTTAACATTTATGATAATCAAATCAACGGTTCCATTCCTCCAGAATTAGACAATTTGAAGAATCTTTTTGTGTTAAACTTGGGCATCAACAACTTTTGTGGTCCAATCCCTTCAGAACTTGGTCTTTTGATTAACCTCACTCGACTGTTTATTGATGGAAACAAAATCAAAG TTACTTTGGACTTGAGTCATAACTCAATTGGTGGAAATATACCTCCTCAACTCGGCAAGTTATCACAAGCACAGACATTGAACTTTGCCTACAACAATCTCACTGGCCATATCCCCTCTTTTATAACTTCGGTGTGTTATGCAATCAACTTGTCGTACAATTGTTTAGAGGGTCCAATTCCACAAGAAGTTGCTGAAAATAGTCTAGTTGGGGCATATATGGGCAATAAGGAATTATGTGGTCAAGTTACAAGTTTCCCTACCTGCTTGACAAAACATCACGGTGTCTTCTACAATATCAAAATCAGAATCATTGTTTCCATCTCACTTATCCTTGCCTTGACATTTATTGTGCTTCTGGCATTCTACTTTTATAGGCGTTCCCCTAAAAATAACGAGGGCAAACCTACTGACATAGCAACAAAGAATGGAGATATATTTtgcatttggaatttttatggGAAAATTGCATTCCAGGACATCATTCAAGTAACGGGGGACTTTGACATTAGGTACTGCATTGGGACCAGTGGCTATGGAAGTGTCTACAAGGCACAACTATCAAATGGCAAAGTAGTCGCCCTAAAAAAGCTTCACAGTTTGGAAGCTGAAGAACCGGTCTTCAGAAAGAGTTTCATGAACGAGGTGAAACGTTGA